A genome region from Haloarcula rubripromontorii includes the following:
- a CDS encoding pilin, producing the protein MSTRTQNSTASTSESTLYGHAKRRLADAWLTPGVRETTQLLLILTLFAGSAMGQTDVGNIYCDTAVEDGVNVVFGALAGLGLPATMVFVGRSGLSYMRASGNPNQQNEARRDLILSLVGLGVVVLAIVAPELITKFGDNVGFGFSDCVTPF; encoded by the coding sequence ATGTCAACACGAACACAGAACTCGACCGCATCGACCTCGGAATCAACACTCTACGGGCACGCAAAGCGCCGACTCGCAGACGCATGGCTCACGCCTGGCGTCAGAGAAACAACACAGTTGCTGCTGATCCTCACGCTGTTTGCTGGCTCTGCGATGGGCCAGACTGACGTTGGGAACATCTACTGTGACACGGCTGTCGAAGACGGCGTCAACGTCGTCTTTGGAGCACTGGCTGGTCTTGGACTCCCAGCAACGATGGTGTTCGTCGGTCGCAGTGGCCTGTCGTATATGCGAGCCTCCGGCAACCCGAACCAGCAAAACGAAGCCCGGCGGGACCTCATCCTCTCGCTTGTTGGCCTCGGCGTCGTTGTGCTGGCAATCGTGGCTCCAGAACTCATCACGAAGTTCGGGGACAACGTCGGCTTCGGCTTCTCGGACTGCGTGACCCCATTCTAA